One genomic window of Cygnus olor isolate bCygOlo1 chromosome 3, bCygOlo1.pri.v2, whole genome shotgun sequence includes the following:
- the GTF3C6 gene encoding general transcription factor 3C polypeptide 6 isoform X1: MAAVEGVEGGERKEEDEEEVEEQLVMVELSGIIDSDFLEKCENKCKILGIETERPILQVDRYVFAGEYEDALGTCVVFEENTEHVDAEGNQKVQLKYKCHTMKKLNMTRTLLTEKKEGEENVDGVEWLQIKDRDFSYSRPNMICSFLHEKEDSDESAQAQDKLAEESEGEVSDKGNSDTNCDQAQDKPAEESEGEVSDKGNSDTNCDLEKQHGLEVDASPLPLPHSPAPEAEGSPSGSVALDDTPP, translated from the exons ATGGCGGCGGTAGAGGGAGTGGAGGGGGGcgagaggaaagaggaggacGAAGAGGAGGTGGAG GAGCAGCTGGTCATGGTGGAACTGTCAGGAATTATCGATTCAGACTTcttagaaaaatgtgaaaacaaatgcaagattTTG GGAATAGAGACAGAGAGGCCCATTTTACAAGTGGACAGATACGTCTTTGCAGGGGAATATGAAG ATGCCTTGGGAACCTGCGTGGtctttgaagaaaacacagagcatG TAGATGCAGAAGGCAACCAAAAAGTACAGCTCAAGTACAAGTGCCATACAATGAAGAAGTTGAATATGACACGGACACTTCTgacagagaagaaggaaggagaagagaatgtTG ATGGTGTGGAGTGGTTACAGATCAAGGACAGAGACTTCTCCTACAGCAGGCCTAATATGATTTGTAGCTTTCTGCACGAAAAGGAAGATTCTGATGAATCAGCTCAGGCCCAAGACAAACTAGCTGAAGAGTCAGAGGGAGAGGTGAGTGACAAAGGAAATTCTGACACGAACTGTGATCAGGCTCAAGACAAACCAGCTGAAGAGTCAGAGGGAGAGGTGAGTGACAAAGGAAATTCTGACACGAACTGCgatctggaaaagcagcacgGCTTGGAAGTAGAtgcctctcctcttcctctgcctcatAGTCCAGCTCCTGAGGCAGAGGGTTCTCCTTCTGGAAGTGTTGCCTTAGATGATACCCCTCCGTGA
- the GTF3C6 gene encoding general transcription factor 3C polypeptide 6 isoform X2, with protein MAAVEGVEGGERKEEDEEEVEEQLVMVELSGIIDSDFLEKCENKCKILGIETERPILQVDRYVFAGEYEDALGTCVVFEENTEHDAEGNQKVQLKYKCHTMKKLNMTRTLLTEKKEGEENVDGVEWLQIKDRDFSYSRPNMICSFLHEKEDSDESAQAQDKLAEESEGEVSDKGNSDTNCDQAQDKPAEESEGEVSDKGNSDTNCDLEKQHGLEVDASPLPLPHSPAPEAEGSPSGSVALDDTPP; from the exons ATGGCGGCGGTAGAGGGAGTGGAGGGGGGcgagaggaaagaggaggacGAAGAGGAGGTGGAG GAGCAGCTGGTCATGGTGGAACTGTCAGGAATTATCGATTCAGACTTcttagaaaaatgtgaaaacaaatgcaagattTTG GGAATAGAGACAGAGAGGCCCATTTTACAAGTGGACAGATACGTCTTTGCAGGGGAATATGAAG ATGCCTTGGGAACCTGCGTGGtctttgaagaaaacacagagcatG ATGCAGAAGGCAACCAAAAAGTACAGCTCAAGTACAAGTGCCATACAATGAAGAAGTTGAATATGACACGGACACTTCTgacagagaagaaggaaggagaagagaatgtTG ATGGTGTGGAGTGGTTACAGATCAAGGACAGAGACTTCTCCTACAGCAGGCCTAATATGATTTGTAGCTTTCTGCACGAAAAGGAAGATTCTGATGAATCAGCTCAGGCCCAAGACAAACTAGCTGAAGAGTCAGAGGGAGAGGTGAGTGACAAAGGAAATTCTGACACGAACTGTGATCAGGCTCAAGACAAACCAGCTGAAGAGTCAGAGGGAGAGGTGAGTGACAAAGGAAATTCTGACACGAACTGCgatctggaaaagcagcacgGCTTGGAAGTAGAtgcctctcctcttcctctgcctcatAGTCCAGCTCCTGAGGCAGAGGGTTCTCCTTCTGGAAGTGTTGCCTTAGATGATACCCCTCCGTGA
- the RPF2 gene encoding ribosome production factor 2 homolog: protein MDALERVVKPKTKRAKRFLEKREPKLTENTKNAMLIKGGNANLTVTEVLKDIYAVKKPFAVLYKKKNITRPFEDQTSLEFFSKKSDCSLFLFGSHNKKRPNNLIIGRMFDYHVLDMIELGIENFVSLKDVKNNKCPEGTKPMLIFAGDMFDLNEEYRRLKNLLIDFFRGPTVPSIRLAGLEHVLHFTAVDGKIYMRSYKVLLKKSGCKIPRIELEDIGPSLDLVMRRTHLASDDLYKQSLKQPKALKPKKKKNISHDVFGTTYGRIHMQKQDLSKLQTRKMKGLRKRPAEKSAQDGGISPKKPKSV, encoded by the exons ATGGATGCGCTGGAGCGGGTGGT GAAGCCCAAAACCAAGAGGGcgaagaggtttctggagaagAGAGAACCCAAGCTTACGGAGAACACGAAAAATGCCATGCTTATAAAAGGGGGAAATGCAAACTTAACGGTGACTGAAGTGCTCAAAGACATT TATGCTGTGAAGAAACCTTTTGCTGTACTGTATAAAAA GAAAAATATTACCAGGCCTTTTGAGGATCAGACATCATTG GAATTCTTTTCAAAGAAGTCAGATtgttctctgtttctgtttggcTCTCATAACAAGAAGAGACCTAACAACCTGATAATAG GTCGCATGTTTGACTATCATGTCCTGGACATGATTGAGCTAGGCATTGAGAACTTTGTATCCCTAAAAGATGTCAAG AACAATAAATGTCCCGAAGGAACAAAACCTATGTTGATATTCGCTGGTGACATGTTTGACCTAAATGAAGAATACAGAAGACTGAAGAACCTTCTTATTG ATTTCTTCAGAGGTCCTACTGTGCCCAGCATTCGCCTGGCTGGTTTAGAGCATGTTCTGCATTTCACAGCTGTAGATGGGAAGATTTACATGAGAAGCTACAA gGTACTTCTGAAGAAATCCGGCTGTAAAATACCAAGAATTGAACTGGAAGATATAGGGCCTTCATTAGATCTGGTTATGAGGAGAACACACTTAGCTTCAGATGACCTTTATAAGCAGTCTTTAAAACAACCCAAAGCCCTGAAG cctaagaagaaaaagaatatatccCATGATGTGTTTGGTACAACTTACGGTCGAATCCACATGCAAAAGCAAGATCTTAGTAaactgcaaacaagaaaaatgaaggggTTGAGAAAGAGGCCAGCGGAGAAGTCAGCTCAAGATGGTGGGATTAGTCCCAAAAAGCCAAAATCAGTGTGA